From the genome of Gracilinanus agilis isolate LMUSP501 chromosome 2, AgileGrace, whole genome shotgun sequence, one region includes:
- the LOC123236263 gene encoding ADP-ribose glycohydrolase MACROD1-like, translating to MAAKVDLKISTDWKEAKAYLKALSDKQREEHYFCPDFVSLKKIPLWKDGEAKGASDKDKESQYKPDKALNEKISLFRGDITKLEVDAIVNAANSSLMGGGGVDGCIHRAAGPLLKEECRTLHHCETGKAKITGGYRLPAKYVIHTVGPIAQGNPSPAQVQELRNCYINSLQLVLENSLRSVAFPCISTGVFGYPSEGAAEVVLSTLREWLEEHKDKVDRLVICVFLEKDEKIYRKRLPYFFPTA from the coding sequence ATGGCGGCGAAAGTGGACCTCAAGATCTCCACGGACTGGAAGGAGGCTAAAGCTTATCTGAAGGCTCTGAGTGACAAGCAGAGGGAGGAGCATTATTTCTGCCCAGACTTTGTCAGCCTGAAAAAAATACCCCTCTGGAAGGATGGAGAGGCAAAAGGGGCGTCAGATAAGGACAAGGAATCCCAGTACAAGCCGGACAAGGCCCTGAATGAGAAGATCTCACTCTTCCGGGGAGACATCACCAAGCTAGAGGTGGACGCCATTGTGAACGCGGCCAACAGTTCTCTGATGGGAGGAGGCGGCGTAGACGGCTGCATCCACCGAGCCGCCGGCCCCCTGCTCAAAGAGGAATGCCGCACACTCCATCACTGTGAGACGGGCAAAGCCAAGATCACCGGCGGCTACCGCCTGCCTGCCAAGTACGTCATCCACACCGTAGGGCCCATTGCGCAGGGAAACCCCAGCCCCGCCCAGGTCCAGGAGCTTCGCAACTGCTACATCAACAGCCTGCAGCTAGTGCTCGAGAACAGCCTTAGATCCGTGGCCTTCCCGTGCATTTCCACCGGGGTCTTTGGTTACCCCAGCGAGGGAGCGGCTGAGGTCGTCCTGAGCACCCTGAGGGAGTGGCTGGAGGAGCACAAGGACAAGGTGGATCGGTTGGTGATCTGTGTGTTTCTGGAAAAGGATGAGAAGATATACCGCAAGCGGCTGCCTTATTTCTTCCCTACGGCCTGA